The genomic stretch ACTGATCAATCCCGCTGCGTTTACCCATACCAGCGTCGCCATCCGGGACGCCTTGCTCGCGGTGGCTGCGCCGTTCATCGAGATTCATCTCTCCAATATTTACGCCCGCGAACCCTTTCGCCGACAATCCTATTTTTCGGATATCGCCGCCGGCGTTATATCCGGACTGGGCGCCCACGGCTACGATCTCGCCTTGGACGCCGCTTTGCACTATCTAGCCAAACCAACGGAACCACCCGCGCGGTCCTAAAAACGTCACTTTGAACACCGAACAGGAAGACAACAGCGAATGGATATCCGCAAAGTCAAAAAATTGATCGAGCTACTGGAGGAATCCGGCCTCGATGAACTGGAAATCAAAGAAGGCGAGGAAAGCATCCGCTTGAGCAGGCACAGCAATCGGCCCGTCCAGCTACCCCCAGCTGCTCCAGCATTACCGCATGCGGCGGCGTCCGCTGCACCGAGCGCGGTCGATGCTCCGGCCACGGGCGCACAACAAACGGAGCCACCGCCAGGCGAACCTGGCGTACCGGAAGGCACTGCAGTCGCCTCGCCGATGGTCGGCACGTTTTATCGGGCATCTTCGCCCAATGCCAAGCCCTTTGTCGAGGTGGGACAACAAGTCAAAGCGGGCGAGGTACTGTGCATCATCGAAGCGATGAAAATGATGAACCCAATCGAGAGCGATGTCAGCGGCACCGTTGCCGCCATTTTGGCTAACAACGGCGAACCGGTAGAATTCGGCCAATCGCTGTTCATCATCCAATAACGCCAGCCAACCGATTGGGCAAACAGACTTATGTTCGACAAGATCGTCATCGCCAATCGCGGCGAGATCGCCCTCCGCATCCTGCGGGCCTGCCGAGAACTCGGCATCAAAACAGTGGCCGCACACTCCACCGCGGACCGTAACCTTCAACACGTCCTGATGGCTGACGAAGCGGTATGTATCGGCCCACCGGCCTCCGCCGAGAGCTATCTCAACATGCCCGCGCTAATCAGCGCCGCCGAAGTCACCGACGCCGAGGCCATTCACCCCGGTTATGGCTTCTTGTCTGAGAACGCCGATTTCGCCGAACGGGTGGAGCAGAGCGGATTTGTGTTCATCGGCCCTCGCCCCGAGACCATCCGCCTGATGGGCGATAAGGTCTCGGCCATTCGGGCCATGCGAGATGCCGGCGTCCCCTGCGTACCCGGTTCCGGCGGACCGCTGGGCGACGACACCAAGAAAAATGCGGAAACCGCTCGGAAAATTGGCTATCCGGTACTGATCAAAGCCGCTGCCGGCGGCGGCGGACGGGGTATGCGGGTGGTCCACTCCGAACCCCACTTGGCGAATGCGATTGCGCTCACGCAAAGCGAAGCGCAAGCCGCCTTTGGTGACAGCACGGTCTACATGGAGAAGTATCTGGAACGTCCCCGGCACATCGAGATTCAAGTGCTGGCCGATCAACACGGCAACGCGATCCATCTCGGTGAGCGAGACTGCTCGCTCCAACGCCGACATCAAAAAGTGATCGAGGAAGCGCCCGCGCCCGGCATTACCCCGGAAGAACGTGCCCGCATCGGAAAAACCTGCGTCGAAGCCTGTCAGCGCATCGGCTATCGTGGCGCCGGAACATTCGAGTTTCTCTATGAGAACGGTGAAT from Pseudomonadota bacterium encodes the following:
- a CDS encoding type II 3-dehydroquinate dehydratase — translated: LINPAAFTHTSVAIRDALLAVAAPFIEIHLSNIYAREPFRRQSYFSDIAAGVISGLGAHGYDLALDAALHYLAKPTEPPARS
- the accB gene encoding acetyl-CoA carboxylase biotin carboxyl carrier protein, whose protein sequence is MDIRKVKKLIELLEESGLDELEIKEGEESIRLSRHSNRPVQLPPAAPALPHAAASAAPSAVDAPATGAQQTEPPPGEPGVPEGTAVASPMVGTFYRASSPNAKPFVEVGQQVKAGEVLCIIEAMKMMNPIESDVSGTVAAILANNGEPVEFGQSLFIIQ
- the accC gene encoding acetyl-CoA carboxylase biotin carboxylase subunit, with product MFDKIVIANRGEIALRILRACRELGIKTVAAHSTADRNLQHVLMADEAVCIGPPASAESYLNMPALISAAEVTDAEAIHPGYGFLSENADFAERVEQSGFVFIGPRPETIRLMGDKVSAIRAMRDAGVPCVPGSGGPLGDDTKKNAETARKIGYPVLIKAAAGGGGRGMRVVHSEPHLANAIALTQSEAQAAFGDSTVYMEKYLERPRHIEIQVLADQHGNAIHLGERDCSLQRRHQKVIEEAPAPGITPEERARIGKTCVEACQRIGYRGAGTFEFLYENGEFYFIEMNTRVQVEHPVTEMITGVDIVVQQILIAAGEPLAFTQADIVPEGHAIECRINAEHARTFVPSPGPIKHYHAPGGPGIRMDSHLYSGYDVPPYYDSLIGKLIAHGRTRDRALARMATALDELVVDGIQTNVDLHRNLLRDSAFQSGGVNIHYLEKKLEL